DNA from Petroclostridium xylanilyticum:
CTACACATCAGCTGCAGTTCCTTTTTCTTTTCCTGAAAGTGTATCACCGCTAGAATTTCAAAGGTACGTTCTCCATATGTCACTCGCATTTTCGATTCTACTCCGGTACGATAACGTATGATGATTTTTGTCGAAATTTCTGCATTAACCTGTTGTGCGGCAAAATATTCCCGGCCGGAGATAGGGTAAATGGCTGCCCATACAGTGGCAACATCCACCCATTCCGGGTCCTCCGCACCAAAACTGTCCCTTGA
Protein-coding regions in this window:
- a CDS encoding phage head closure protein, translated to MRIGELRHRITLQKLNPSRDSFGAEDPEWVDVATVWAAIYPISGREYFAAQQVNAEISTKIIIRYRTGVESKMRVTYGERTFEILAVIHFQEKKKELQLMCREVV